In Solanum stenotomum isolate F172 unplaced genomic scaffold, ASM1918654v1 scaffold28496, whole genome shotgun sequence, a single genomic region encodes these proteins:
- the LOC125851678 gene encoding serine/threonine-protein kinase ZRK4-like codes for MDLAMVSMVMGSLDNRLVLVRFNTCTTFNIHRDVAITAQMSHLKNVLRLVGCCLEFEDPVMVYEYVEGISVFDLLFKKDNLNRKSLLAWGNRLRVAREVASAIVFLHTEFTTAIIHRNIKPHNVIIDQKSGTAKILNFALSISLPPGELELLDHDGVRGTVGYIAPEYKHQLTITQKTDVYSFGILLFQLFTGKDLYDIMKRVDSKERIDFELDAKSNTEEDNAMNSTIDSKNLPINFVDRYIKESNVMDIADPTILEEHGIHEIQQQLKDCLNLIKKCTADKGDDRPYIIHVARELGRIEKCFCALSTLGQN; via the coding sequence ATGGACCTTGCCATGGTGTCGATGGTTATGGGATCACTTGACAACCGCCTTGTTTTAGTTAGGTTCAATACATGTACAACATTCAATATCCACAGAGATGTAGCAATTACTGCTCAAATGAGTCATCTCAAGAATGTGTTGAGACTTGTTGGTTGCTGTCTAGAATTTGAAGATCCAGTGATGGTGTATGAATATGTTGAAGGTATATCGGTTTTCGATCTACTTTTCAAAAAGGATAATCTTAATAGAAAATCGCTATTAGCTTGGGGAAATAGATTACGAGTTGCACGTGAGGTTGCTTCTGCAATAGTTTTCCTGCATACTGAATTTACTACGGCCATCATCCACAGAAATATAAAGCCTCACAATGTGATAATAGATCAGAAGAGCGGCACTGCCAAAATATTGAACTTCGCACTCTCCATATCATTGCCTCCAGGGGAATTGGAGTTACTAGATCATGATGGTGTGCGTGGAACAGTTGGGTATATAGCTCCAGAATATAAGCACCAGTTGACTATTACTCAAAAAACTGATGTCTACAGCTTTGGGATTCTTCTCTTTCAGCTATTTACCGGAAAGGACTTGTACGATATTATGAAAAGAGTGGATTCAAAAGAGAGAATAGATTTTGAATTAGACGCTAAATCCAATACTGAAGAGGATAATGCTATGAATTCGACAATAGATTCTAAAAATCTTCCAATCAACTTTGTCGATCGTTATATTAAAGAGAGTAATGTGATGGATATTGCAGATCCCACTATCTTAGAAGAGCATGGAATTCAtgagattcaacaacaattgAAAGACTGCTTGAATCTTATTAAGAAATGCACAGCTGATAAGGGAGATGATAGACCATACATTATTCATGTCGCAAGGGAATTAGGTCGAATTGAAAAGTGTTTCTGTGCCCTCAGTACTCTTGGTCaaaattaa